TCACATCAGTGTGACTTACTGGGAGATTTAGTAATAGTGGCGGCTCTTGCCAAGAAGCCTTATCGGCTGTTTGCTTTGATGAAGCTTGCTCGGAACCTAAGGCATTAGTGGAATCACTCTTGTTCTTCGGACTCGTCTTTTAGCCCGTTGAGCATTATTTGGTTAAACAGGTTGTTGATTGTCTTCTCTTCGAAGTCTGCAGCCACTTGATTCCAATGGAATTCTTCTAGTTTGGGAAGCATGGCTGTAATAGCCATTTTTAAGTAGAAACCTCGACTACGTCCTGTCCTATCGCAGAGAGCGTCGAGTCGTTCAATGATTTCATCTGGCATCCGTACAGACACCACACGTCCGGAAGGGTGGGGTGCTTGTTTCATATGCAGTATCCTCTCCTTGGCAGCAAGCGTAAACATTGTTTACGCTTGCTGCCACTCTTGGGACTGTCGATAGAATTATTTAATCGACATTCTGTAAACAATGTTTACTATACGTAAGACTGGAGGAGTTTTTCTCAAACTCTTTAGCAGCATCATGAGCGGCGCGCGCCGCAGAGAGGAAGGACGCCTCCGTGGACGTACTGCCATTTATCGGTTACCAACCATGTCCCCAGCTGCACTCATCGCCATGTCGGTCTGGATGCTCATTGCTCAGATACGACGCGCAGGATTGGGGACAGGAATCATCAGAGCACTAGGCAGAGTAATCGCCTGGTACTTCCTCGCTTTCCTCGGCGTGATGGTTGGCTCCATGGCCGACCACTATGAGCGCGCCACGGATGAGACCAACGACTCGCCCTACTCCAACACGTATGACGCCGCGCCCGCCAACCCCGGTGAGTATTACGACCCGAACGAGCAACAGTAACCACAGCCGCTAACACCGAAGACTGTCTTTCTACTGGGCACCCTTCTTATAGTCACCATCGCCGCCAGCGCCCTTAGTGGCGCTGGCGGCTTCGTCATCGTCCTGGCGCTCACTGTCGCCAGTATGCGACTCGTCTTCTATAGGTGAATCGTTCACACTAGGAGAAGACTCCTTAGCAGTCTTGAGCATTGCGTTGAAATCTCGCTGGCTCACACCGACGAGCTCGCGCACAAATTCCTTAGCTTCACCTAGGTCGATAATGGACTGTGAGACTTCACCAATCTTTTCGTTCAACTCGTCTCGCAGATCAATAAGGCTAAGCAACGAGTTAATGCTCTTCTTCCGGTCGCGAAGCTTACGCTGTTCCTCTTCGAGATGCTGACGCAGTTCCTGACGCTTCTTCAAACTTCTACTTGCGGTAACCATAAACCCACAATGCCAGCGAACGCACCGCTCCACTCCTGACACAAACACCACGCGGGAAGTTCGGCGTAGTCGGAAGCAATCAGCGGACTATCCCTGCAGGCTTTCGACAGCGTTGTAGACCTGCAGCGGCGGGCGCGAGCGCCCTTTTCCCAACACACTATATGCACTCTTAGTGTTAATCGGGTTTTGGCTGCTAGACTAGGGCGCATGATGACCCTGCGCGTAGTCAACAGCGGAACAGGTTATGAGTACCTGTTGCGCTCTGTGGCTACCAATGATGGGCCGACAGACGCGCCAAGTTTGTCGAAGTATTACGACGCGAAAGGCACCCCACCGGGGCGGTGGTTGGGCTCTGGTTTGGCCGGTTTGAACACCGAGAATGTCGTGCAGGGTGGGGAAGTTACCGAGTCTCAAATGGCCGCATTGTACGGCGAGGGGCTGCACCCGGATGCGGATATGAAGATGTCCGAAGGGCAGAAAATCAAGGACGTGCAGCTGGGTCGACCGTTCGCTAATTTCACTAATGATGTGCCGGTTTTGGTGGCACTTCGTGACGCGGAGCGCCGCCATAGGCAGACAACGGGCACGCTGATGGGAAAGCAGGAGCGCGCCGAGTTAGTCCAGGATATTGGCCGAGAATTCTTCATTGAAGAACACGGCGTCGAGCCGCAATCGGGCCGGGAAATCGTCAACTGGGTCAACGGTCTTAAAGACAATGTGCGCCAGTCTGTGTCGGGTTTTGACCTTACTTTCTCGCCCGCCAAGTCCGTATCCGTGGTGTGGGCGTTGTCTGATGAAGAGACCGCGCGGCGCATTGAGAAGCTTCATCACCAGGCCGTCAAAGAGGCTATGGCGTGGGCAGAAGACAACGCATTGTTTACCCGA
The Corynebacterium aurimucosum genome window above contains:
- a CDS encoding ribbon-helix-helix protein, CopG family; this translates as MKQAPHPSGRVVSVRMPDEIIERLDALCDRTGRSRGFYLKMAITAMLPKLEEFHWNQVAADFEEKTINNLFNQIMLNGLKDESEEQE
- a CDS encoding 3-deoxy-D-manno-octulosonate 8-phosphate phosphatase, with the protein product MKKRQELRQHLEEEQRKLRDRKKSINSLLSLIDLRDELNEKIGEVSQSIIDLGEAKEFVRELVGVSQRDFNAMLKTAKESSPSVNDSPIEDESHTGDSERQDDDEAASATKGAGGDGDYKKGAQ